CAATTCGTGGAGAAACTTTCGTAACTAGAAAGATCACTCGAGGTTTAGCTCGTATTAAATGTGGTTTAGAGGAATGCTTGTATTTAGGAAATATTAATGCCAAGAGGGACTGGGGCCACGCCAAAGATTATGTTGAGATGCAATGGTTAATGTTGCAGCAGGATAAACCGGAAGACTTTGTTATTGCTACTGGAGTACAGCACAGTGTTCGTGAGTTTATTAGTATATCTGCTCAGGAGATTGGCTTGGATTTACATTGGGAAGGTGAAGGTCTTGAAGAGAAAGCATATACTAGTGATGGTGTTTGTCGTATAGCTATCGACCCACGTTATTTTCGACCTACCGAAGTGGATACTTTATTAGGTGATGCCAGTAAAGCACGCACCCAACTAGGTTGGGAGCCTAAAATCACTTTTCATGAGTTAGTGAAAGAAATGATTAATTCGGATTATCAAATTGCGTGTAAAGATAAATTTGTTAAGGAAAATGGATACAAGGATTAATGTAAGTTAATCAATATCTATCGATTCAGAAGTCTTTTCCAAATGAATTAGGATTTTAATAAATGATAAAATTTATGCATGAGAATGCAAGAATATTTGTTGCTGGACACTCTGGCTTGGTTGGATCAGCTATTGTCAGATCCTTGAAAAAACAAGGTTATACTAACTTGATTCTTAAATCCAAAAATCAATTGGATTTAAGAGAACAAAGCAGTGTGCGGGTTTTTTTTGAAAAAGAGCAACCTGAATTTGTTTTTATGGCTGCAGCAAAAGTTGGTGGTATCGTTGCAAACAATACATATCCAGCTGATTTTGGCTATGAAAATCAAGTTATTCAAAATAATATTATTCATGCTTCATGGGTAAATAAAGTGCAGCGTTTATTGTTTTTAGGTTCTTCTTGTCTTTATCCTCGGGAATGTCCTCAGCCTATGCGCGAAGAATATTTATTAACTGGACCTCTTGAGTCAACAAATAAGGCCTATGCATTAGCTAAAATTTCAGGGATTTCTATGTGTGATTCCTTTAATAAGCAATATAAAACCAAATATTTAGTTGGTATGCCAACTAATCTGTATGGTCCAAATGATAATTACGATCTGCAAGCATCACATGTCATACCTGCATTGATGAGAAAAATTCATGAAGCCAAAGTATCGAATAGCTCGTTCGTTGAGGTGTGGGGTACCGGGGTGGCAAAACGAGAATTCATGCATAGTGATGATATGGGGGATGCAGCGCTTTTTTTATTAAATTTACCGGAATCTCAATACGATGATCTAATTAATTGTCCCGTAAGTGGGCCTTTGGTAAATATTGGCTATGGAAAGGACATATCTATTAAAGAGCTTGTTGAATTGCTTTGTATTATTGTGGACTATAAAGGCGAACTTAAATGGGATACAACCAAGCCGGACGGTACGCCCAAAAAGCTGTTAAATACAGAAAAAATTAATAGCGCTGGATGGCAACCAAGATTGTCGCTAGTAGACGAATTAAAGAGAATTTACATGGATAAATTTTCTAATGGAATTAATTAATATTATCTAAAAATATAGGGTAAATTTATAAATGAAAGATGTCATTTTTTTTTCGCATCATAATACTACCCCATGGTGGCAATTTTTAGCAGATAATTTAAGTTTTACAAATTCTGCCAGTTTGGCCAGCGATTTCCGTGAGAAAGTAGATATTTCTATTGTTGATGATTTTTATCATCATCTTAATACAAAAGATTGCTGCGAATTTGCTATTCAACATTTATCATCAGAAGTTTGTGATGAAATAATCAGAAGGTGTCGTGTTTTAAGAAATTTAAAAAAATCTACTGCTCTATCAATGATAGGCTCAATGTGGTTGACCTTTGATAATGTAATAAAAAAAGAAAGTCCTAAATTAGTAATAAGTTTCATTATCGATCGTTACGTGTTGGACGTATTAAATCGAGTGCTTCAATCTTATAATATTCCTTTTATTGGCATGACCGCCTCAATTATACCTGATTATGTGATGTTTATGACTGGGGGTAAGCTACTTCCTCTTCGAGAGCCAGAAATTTCAGAAGTTGAGCACTCTAGAAAACAGCTGATGAATGAATCATTTGCTCCGTCTTATGTAAATAAAAGTAAAAAATACAGCTTGTTTTTGTTCTGGCGGACTTTTGTATACTTTAAAACAAGAGGAATGTTTTTTAACCTAATTCGTCATTTGAAGCGGAACAAATTAAATCTACACTACCTTGATAGTTTAAATTGTTTGGAACATAAACCTCGTTTGAATGACTATAAAGCGCTCCGCTATTTAGATAAAAATTGGGAAAATAAGTTAAGAGAAACTCCAAGTGAAAAACGAGTTTTTTTAGCATTGCAGTTATTACCTGAAGCCTCGTTAGATTATTGGCTTGATGATTTGACGTTACTTAATAATGAACAAATTGTATTTGAAATATGCACGGTTCTAGGAAATGCAGGTTATGTTCTGTTTGTTAAAGATCATCCACTGCAGTTTGGCTTTAGGAAAAAAGAAATAATTGAGAAACTCGCTACCCTTCCCTCTGTTATCATTGTACCTTACGACGCTCCTGCTACTCAATTAATTAAGGAATGCAGCATTTCAGTAACCTGTACAGGTACTATAGGCTTTCAAAGTGTATTAGCAGGTGCATGCTCCATAGTTAGTGGAGCCTATTATTCAGACGAAGAACATTTTATTCA
The sequence above is drawn from the Legionella antarctica genome and encodes:
- a CDS encoding GDP-L-fucose synthase family protein, yielding MIKFMHENARIFVAGHSGLVGSAIVRSLKKQGYTNLILKSKNQLDLREQSSVRVFFEKEQPEFVFMAAAKVGGIVANNTYPADFGYENQVIQNNIIHASWVNKVQRLLFLGSSCLYPRECPQPMREEYLLTGPLESTNKAYALAKISGISMCDSFNKQYKTKYLVGMPTNLYGPNDNYDLQASHVIPALMRKIHEAKVSNSSFVEVWGTGVAKREFMHSDDMGDAALFLLNLPESQYDDLINCPVSGPLVNIGYGKDISIKELVELLCIIVDYKGELKWDTTKPDGTPKKLLNTEKINSAGWQPRLSLVDELKRIYMDKFSNGIN